One window of the Amia ocellicauda isolate fAmiCal2 chromosome 18, fAmiCal2.hap1, whole genome shotgun sequence genome contains the following:
- the eomesb gene encoding eomesodermin homolog b isoform X1 → MINPGGVAVQSYWMQLGEAILPSPAINLPKTFYNLSSSESNHNSPGSTQLDFQEVDQTDSDPGSGPKKYLPGGGHTMLSEGESETFPAAKAAPDARKSSPAAGEDDLSTAGRYNLDGLGSDRYFLSSTAQQASEVSSPCALFPYAGQPGAVYAAAPSGSRYPASLHYGSVLPPTGFSSAVCSGRGQFGSGYQFGQGPGCLYPSYPGTGSGIGSISLPGTGTGVRAQVYLCNRPLWLKFHRHQTEMIITKQGRRMFPFLSFNITGLNLTAHYNVFVEVVLADPNHWRFQGGKWVTCGKADNNMQGNKMYVHPESPNTGAHWMRQEISFGKLKLTNNKGANNNSTQMIVLQSLHKYQPRLHIVEVTEDGVEDMSNESKTQTFTFPETQFIAVTAYQNTDITQLKIDHNPFAKGFRDNYDSMYTAPENDRLTPSPTDSPRSHQIVPGARYSMQPFFQDQFVNNLPQNRFYNGERTVPQTNGILSPQTEEPGAPSTQRWFVTPVQQTGSNKLDLTSYEGDYSTSTLLPYSIKSLPLQTSHALSYYPDSAFASMAGWGSRGTYPRKMTTGLPWSPRPSPPGFPEDHLSSKDKLREENTTSTSPWIETSPSLKSLDSADSGIYSMVCKRRRVSPSSSSTENSPTIKCEDLATDEYSKENSKGMGYYAFYTSP, encoded by the exons ATGATAAACCCTGGAGGTGTGGCTGTTCAGAGCTATTG GATGCAGTTAGGAGAGGCGATCTTGCCCAGCCCAGCCATCAACCTACCCAAGACTTTCTACAACCTCTCCTCGTCCGAAAGCAATCACAACAGCCCTGGATCGACGCAGTTGGACTTCCAGGAGGTGGACCAGACGGACTCTGACCCCGGGAGTGGACCCAAGAAGTATCTGCCCGGCGGGGGACACACCATGCTCAGCGAGGGCGAAAGTGAGACCTTCCCTGCAGCCAAAGCTGCCCCAGACGCCAGGAAGAGCTCCCCAGCTGCGGGCGAAGACGACCTGTCCACTGCCGGTCGTTATAACCTAGACGGACTGGGCTCCGACAGATATTTCCTCTCCTCCACCGCCCAGCAGGCCTCGGAGGTGAGCAGCCCTTGCGCCCTGTTCCCCTACGCCGGGCAGCCCGGGGCGGTCTATGCTGCGGCGCCCAGCGGCTCCCGGTACCCAGCCTCCCTGCATTATGGATCTGTCCTTCCGCCCACCGGGTTTTCATCCGCGGTTTGCTCCGGGAGGGGCCAGTTTGGGTCGGGTTATCAGTTTGGACAGGGTCCCGGTTGTCTATACCCGTCTTACCCGGGAACAGGCTCCGGAATTGGCTCGATTTCCCTCCCGGGGACGGGCACGGGGGTGCGGGCGCAGGTCTACCTCTGCAACCGGCCTCTGTGGCTCAAGTTTCACCGGCATCAGACCGAGATGATCATCACCAAGCAGGGCCG GCGCATGTTCCCGTTCCTCAGTTTCAACATCACTGGGCTGAACCTTACGGCCCATTACAATGTGTTCGTGGAGGTGGTGTTGGCTGATCCGAACCACTGGCGCTTCCAGGGAGGAAAGTGGGTCACCTGCGGGAAAGCGGACAACAATATGCAAG GAAACAAGATGTACGTCCATCCTGAATCTCCAAACACCGGAGCTCACTGGATGAGGCAGGAGATCTCCTTTGGTAAACTGAAACTGACCAATAATAAAGGGGCAAATAACAACAGCACCCAG ATGATCGTTCTGCAGTCTTTGCACAAATACCAGCCACGGCTTCATATAGTTGAAGTCACGGAAGATGGAGTTGAAGACATGAGCAATGagtccaaaacacaaaccttcACCTTTCCGGAGACGCAGTTCATTGCGGTCACTGCTTACCAGAATACAGAC ATCACACAGCTTAAAATCGATCACAACCCTTTTGCGAAAGGCTTTAGAGACAACTATGACTC AATGTACACCGCTCCAGAAAATGACCGGCTGACTCCATCTCCAACTGACTCGCCGCGCTCCCACCAGATTGTGCCTGGAGCGCGTTACTCTATGCAGCCTTTCTTCCAAGATCAGTTTGTCAACAACCTTCCCCAAAACCGCTTCTACAACGGTGAGAGAACTGTGCCCCAAACTAATGGCATCCTGTCCCCACAGACTGAAGAACCAGGTGCTCCATCCACACAGAGGTGGTTTGTTACACCTGTTCAGCAAACAGGCTCCAATAAGCTGGATCTTACCTCTTATGAGGGCGACTACTCCACAAGCACCTTGCTGCCCTATAGCATTAAGTCTCTGCCCCTTCAAACATCCCATGCCCTCAGTTACTACCCAGACTCTGCTTTTGCTTCCATGGCTGGGTGGGGATCGAGAGGCACATATCCACGCAAGATGACCACCGGCCTTCCCTGGTCCCCACGGCCCAGCCCTCCTGGCTTCCCGGAAGACCACCTATCCAGCAAGGATAAACTGCGGGAAGAGAACACTACCTCTACTTCTCCTTGGATTGAGACTTCTCCCTCCTTAAAATCCCTGGACTCTGCGGATTCTGGCATTTACTCAATGGTCTGCAAGAGGAGAAGGGTATCCCCCAGCAGCTCGAGCACGGAAAACTCGCCAACCATCAAATGTGAGGATTTAGCCACTGATGAGTACAGCAAGGAAAACTCAAAGGGCATGGGCTACTATGCTTTCTACACAAGCCCTTAA
- the eomesb gene encoding eomesodermin homolog b isoform X2, with the protein MQLGEAILPSPAINLPKTFYNLSSSESNHNSPGSTQLDFQEVDQTDSDPGSGPKKYLPGGGHTMLSEGESETFPAAKAAPDARKSSPAAGEDDLSTAGRYNLDGLGSDRYFLSSTAQQASEVSSPCALFPYAGQPGAVYAAAPSGSRYPASLHYGSVLPPTGFSSAVCSGRGQFGSGYQFGQGPGCLYPSYPGTGSGIGSISLPGTGTGVRAQVYLCNRPLWLKFHRHQTEMIITKQGRRMFPFLSFNITGLNLTAHYNVFVEVVLADPNHWRFQGGKWVTCGKADNNMQGNKMYVHPESPNTGAHWMRQEISFGKLKLTNNKGANNNSTQMIVLQSLHKYQPRLHIVEVTEDGVEDMSNESKTQTFTFPETQFIAVTAYQNTDITQLKIDHNPFAKGFRDNYDSMYTAPENDRLTPSPTDSPRSHQIVPGARYSMQPFFQDQFVNNLPQNRFYNGERTVPQTNGILSPQTEEPGAPSTQRWFVTPVQQTGSNKLDLTSYEGDYSTSTLLPYSIKSLPLQTSHALSYYPDSAFASMAGWGSRGTYPRKMTTGLPWSPRPSPPGFPEDHLSSKDKLREENTTSTSPWIETSPSLKSLDSADSGIYSMVCKRRRVSPSSSSTENSPTIKCEDLATDEYSKENSKGMGYYAFYTSP; encoded by the exons ATGCAGTTAGGAGAGGCGATCTTGCCCAGCCCAGCCATCAACCTACCCAAGACTTTCTACAACCTCTCCTCGTCCGAAAGCAATCACAACAGCCCTGGATCGACGCAGTTGGACTTCCAGGAGGTGGACCAGACGGACTCTGACCCCGGGAGTGGACCCAAGAAGTATCTGCCCGGCGGGGGACACACCATGCTCAGCGAGGGCGAAAGTGAGACCTTCCCTGCAGCCAAAGCTGCCCCAGACGCCAGGAAGAGCTCCCCAGCTGCGGGCGAAGACGACCTGTCCACTGCCGGTCGTTATAACCTAGACGGACTGGGCTCCGACAGATATTTCCTCTCCTCCACCGCCCAGCAGGCCTCGGAGGTGAGCAGCCCTTGCGCCCTGTTCCCCTACGCCGGGCAGCCCGGGGCGGTCTATGCTGCGGCGCCCAGCGGCTCCCGGTACCCAGCCTCCCTGCATTATGGATCTGTCCTTCCGCCCACCGGGTTTTCATCCGCGGTTTGCTCCGGGAGGGGCCAGTTTGGGTCGGGTTATCAGTTTGGACAGGGTCCCGGTTGTCTATACCCGTCTTACCCGGGAACAGGCTCCGGAATTGGCTCGATTTCCCTCCCGGGGACGGGCACGGGGGTGCGGGCGCAGGTCTACCTCTGCAACCGGCCTCTGTGGCTCAAGTTTCACCGGCATCAGACCGAGATGATCATCACCAAGCAGGGCCG GCGCATGTTCCCGTTCCTCAGTTTCAACATCACTGGGCTGAACCTTACGGCCCATTACAATGTGTTCGTGGAGGTGGTGTTGGCTGATCCGAACCACTGGCGCTTCCAGGGAGGAAAGTGGGTCACCTGCGGGAAAGCGGACAACAATATGCAAG GAAACAAGATGTACGTCCATCCTGAATCTCCAAACACCGGAGCTCACTGGATGAGGCAGGAGATCTCCTTTGGTAAACTGAAACTGACCAATAATAAAGGGGCAAATAACAACAGCACCCAG ATGATCGTTCTGCAGTCTTTGCACAAATACCAGCCACGGCTTCATATAGTTGAAGTCACGGAAGATGGAGTTGAAGACATGAGCAATGagtccaaaacacaaaccttcACCTTTCCGGAGACGCAGTTCATTGCGGTCACTGCTTACCAGAATACAGAC ATCACACAGCTTAAAATCGATCACAACCCTTTTGCGAAAGGCTTTAGAGACAACTATGACTC AATGTACACCGCTCCAGAAAATGACCGGCTGACTCCATCTCCAACTGACTCGCCGCGCTCCCACCAGATTGTGCCTGGAGCGCGTTACTCTATGCAGCCTTTCTTCCAAGATCAGTTTGTCAACAACCTTCCCCAAAACCGCTTCTACAACGGTGAGAGAACTGTGCCCCAAACTAATGGCATCCTGTCCCCACAGACTGAAGAACCAGGTGCTCCATCCACACAGAGGTGGTTTGTTACACCTGTTCAGCAAACAGGCTCCAATAAGCTGGATCTTACCTCTTATGAGGGCGACTACTCCACAAGCACCTTGCTGCCCTATAGCATTAAGTCTCTGCCCCTTCAAACATCCCATGCCCTCAGTTACTACCCAGACTCTGCTTTTGCTTCCATGGCTGGGTGGGGATCGAGAGGCACATATCCACGCAAGATGACCACCGGCCTTCCCTGGTCCCCACGGCCCAGCCCTCCTGGCTTCCCGGAAGACCACCTATCCAGCAAGGATAAACTGCGGGAAGAGAACACTACCTCTACTTCTCCTTGGATTGAGACTTCTCCCTCCTTAAAATCCCTGGACTCTGCGGATTCTGGCATTTACTCAATGGTCTGCAAGAGGAGAAGGGTATCCCCCAGCAGCTCGAGCACGGAAAACTCGCCAACCATCAAATGTGAGGATTTAGCCACTGATGAGTACAGCAAGGAAAACTCAAAGGGCATGGGCTACTATGCTTTCTACACAAGCCCTTAA